Part of the Propionispora hippei DSM 15287 genome, GCTTGATAAAACGGGAAAGGACTCTGGCGGTCGGTATGGAATATCATTCTGTTAAAGAAGCTTTGGTGGCTTCAGCGGCAGAGAAAAAACTGCAAGGACAGTGCAGAAAGTTGCCGCAAGCAGAGCAGGCTGAACCTTGATGGGAGGATGTTCATGAAAATAAGAGGGGTTATTCGATGTATAGTGATGCTGATAGGATTATTGGGTTTTATGTCGGTGCAGGCACTGGCAGCGACCCAAGACGAGGCGGGAAAGCAGCTTCCGCAAATTGATTATTTGCAGGGTGTGGTCTTAAAGGTACAGCCTTTGTCTCAATTGAAAAAGGTACAGGGGATGAGCGGGGCCGAGCTTGTGGATATCCGCCTGACGGCAGGCGAGGAGACCGGCAAAGAAATTAAAGTCACCAATTATAAAATGGACAGGCCTGGCTTTGACTTGCATCCTGCAGCCGGTGACAAAGTCATTGTTGCCGTTTCGCAGGATGCTGGTGGAAAAACATATCATTTAGCCGATTATGATAGGATGCCTTATGTGTATGTTTTACTGGGAGCTTTTGCGCTTACGCTGATCGCTGTTGGCGGAAAAGTAGGAATCAAATCGCTGTTTGTTGTCTGTTTTGCTATTTTTACCATTCTTCAGGGAATGATACCGCTCATTTTGGGCAGACATTTGAATTTGATTTTGGCGACATGGCTGACCAGTGCGCTGATCGCCATAGTAACTCAGATTACGGTAAGCGGCTGGAACGCAAAAACCTGGGGAGCCATTGCCGGTACAGTCGGCGGGGTGGCTGTGGCCGGCCTGCTGGCTGTTCTTTCGATCCAAACCATGCATTTGACCGGCCTTGATAATGAGGAAGCTATCATGTTAAAGGTGACTTATCTGGCGGATATTGATTTTCAGGAAGTGCTATTTGCCGGCATTGTGATGGGAGCGCTGGGGGCCGTGATGGATGTGGCCATATCCATCGCCTCCGCTCAATATGAAATCAAGAGCTCCTGTCCGCAATACGGTTTTAAAGAGTTGTATAAGGCCGGAATCAATGTGGGGCGGGATGTTATGGGCACCATGTCCAATACGCTGGTGCTGGCTTACCTGGGCAGTTCGTTGCCGCTCTTACTTTTGCTTTCCGCCCAGGAACACGTACCGCTGCTGCGGATTGTCAACCTCAATCTGATTACCACGGAAGTGGCCCGGACGATTACCGGCAGTATTGGCCTTATCTGCTCCATTCCGCTGGCCGCACTGGCTACGGCGTTCTTTTTAAGCAAAAATAGATAACTTATTCATTGGTGTAGGGAAATACATAAGGCTTTTCCGGTGCGGCGACTTTTTCCACCGAGGTTAATTGAATAACCGGTGTGTCTTGATCTTTGTAGCGTCCCATCGCAATCACACCTGTCCCGGATAGCCACGTGCCGTCCGGGTATTTTTTTGCATCGGTGACTTCGCACATGACACCGTAAGGCAGGGCGTCGGCGGCGCAGCAAACCATGACATAGCGGACTAGCGATAACTGGCGGTCTTCCAAACCGGGGCTCCGGAAAACAAAGCCGGTCATGGTAACCTTTTTGCCGATATAGTCCTGGGGGAAATCGTTGATTTCACTCATGACTTCCGTATAGTTGTTACTGTCTGCCACGATGGTTTCCGCTTGCTGCAGCGCTTCCTTCAGTGGGCGAGGCTGGCTGGCAACGGCCGTTGCCAGGACAGATGTCTGGCTGTTTAAGCCTTTACTGGCAACAAGACTGGCATTGAGCATCTGGTCGGGTAACAGGACGGCTAAGAGGAGAATAATGCAAAAAGGCAGGTACTTTCCATAGTGATGATGTGTATGGCATGGTGAGGGAAGCAGCAGATCAAAGAACTGAATGACCAGTAAGGGAAGCAGCAGCCAGTAAGCGTAGCGGACAAGCGGGGAGAACCGCGGATTGATATAGTAGGAAAACTGGTCGGTCATATCCAGCCAGACAAACAGGCTGATCAACCCTGTCAAGAGCAGAAAGCGCACAAGCGCTTCCCAGTGAAATGCTGTGGCAGGACGTTTTCTCGGCTTCATGCAAAGCCCCTCCTTCTTATAAAACATTTAACAAATAGGCCAGGCCGCCGCAGAGTAAAATGACAGTAACCGTGAGCGTGGCTACAAAGCGGGTTTTAAATACATGGAGCAGCATGAGCAGGTTCTTGGCATCAATCATAGGGCCGAAAACCATAAAGGCGATCAGCGAACCGGGCGTAAAACTGCTGCTGAACGAGGCGGCAATAAAAGCGTCGGCCGAGGAACAGACGGAAACGCTGAAGGCAAACAGCAGCATGACGATAACGGAGTACAGTGGGTCCTTCCCCAGTCCTAACAATAGTTGCCGGGGCAGCAGGAGTTGCAGGGCTGCCCCCAGCATGGCTCCCAGCAGCAAATATTTCCCCATGTCAAAGAATTCAGCGCCGGCGTCACGGAAAGTATACATAATTTTTTCAGCAAAAGAGGCATTAGGCTGGACCGGGGAGGCGTGACAGCCGCAGGAACAGGCTGTTTCCTGGGATTCATGGGAAGTTTGCCGCAGCGCTTTGTCGCCAAAAAGAAGATCTACCGTCAGACCGGCACAGCAGGCAATGGCAAAAGCCGCTGCTAGGCGATATAAAAGCATCAGGCTGTTGCCGTTAAAGGCGAACCAGGTCGCTGTGGCAACTACGGGATTGATAATCGGGGCGGCCAGCATAAAGGTAATGGCGAAGCGAAGCGGCACCCCTTTCAAAAGCAGACGGCGCACGATGGGGACCATACCGCAATCGCATACAGGAAACAACATACCCAGGAGGGCGGCCATCAGCAAGGAGAATAAGGTGTTTTTGGGGATGCATTTTTGTATGGTGTTCTCGGACAGGAAGTGATTCATTCCGGCGGAGATCAGCACACTAAGCAAGACAAAGGGAAAAGCCTCGATGACGATGCTTAGCAGGATGATTTTAAAATTAATCAGGTTTTGTAAATCAAAATTTCTCAAACCGTATTGCACGGCAAATGCCAAGTTGTCCAGCATAATCTCCCTCCTAACAGGTAACTTTTATATGACTATTCAGCAGCATAAAAAATATGCATTTCTAATGTGGCCCCAAGAGTATCTTCCTGGTGAAAAAAGGGTCTTTGCAAAGTTTGGTGAATTACACCTATAACAGGCTAATCGGGCAGGGGAAAATGCGGCGCAATTAGCACAAACGGAATAGGCAGGGATGGTGCTTCCATGGATGGATATAAACGAATGATCAAGAGCCTGGTGCTGGCGATGAGTTTGCTGTTGCTGGGTACGGCGCAGGCTACAATGGAGCCGGCGCGGTTTGCGGCAGTTGAACAGGACGGTTCGGTGATTGCACAATTTGATACACAGACACTGGCTTATGAAAAGGATCCTTACCGGGATGAATTGCTGGTCAATGTTTGGCTTAAGACGACGCCGGACAATATGTTAGATTCTTATCAATTGCAGCATTATCTGTTCCGCGTGACAAAACGGGAGATCATGCTGCTTGATCAGGTTGACTATAGTAGAAGCGGCGGTGTCCTGTCGCGAATCACCAAGGATTATAATCCGGCCCTGTGGACGGCGCCGGTGCCGGAAACGGCGGAGGAAAGTTATTATTCGGCTGTGTTGAAATACGCCCAGGCTCATGACAAAGAGCTGCGGGCCGCCGTTAAACCCAAGGCAGATAACAAGAAGCGCAAAGATCAGTTGGCCGGCTTGGGACTGTTCATTGTAGCTACTAATTTGTAAGACAGCGGGCCACGGTCCGGGCGAATATGACTGGCCGGCGGTTAAGACAGTGTGTCGCGAGAGACAATAAAGATAAGCGTGTAACCAATAGTAAAGGGAGTCGTAGATGATGAGCAAATATTGGAGTAAAGCAGTGCAGGGACTGGATCCCTATATTCCCGGTGAACAGCCGAAGGATAAAGTTTATGTAAAATTAAATACTAATGAAAATCCGTATCCGCCTTCGCCGAAGGCGGTTCAGGCTATGCAGGCGGCGGCCGACGACAAGCTTAGATTATATCCTCCACCCGCCTGTGATGAGCTTAGGGATACGATTGGTGCGTATTACGGACTGAAAAAGGAACAGGTATTTGTCGGAAACGGTTCGGATGAGGTATTGGCCTTTAGTTTTATGGCATTCTTTGATCCCGGCTCACCGATCCTGTTTCCCGATATTACTTACAGCTTTTATCCGGTTTACGCGGCACTATTTCACATTGATTACCAACTGGTCACGCTTAATGAGGATTTTTCCATTCCGGTGGAAGGCTTCTGGCAACCTAACGGCGGTATTATTTTCCCTAATCCCAATGCCCCTACCGGGCGTTACTTATCGTTGGCCGCCATTGAAACTATTTTGCGAAAAAACCGGGATCAGGTGGTCATTGTCGACGAAGCCTATATTGATTTTGGCGGTGAGTCGGCCGTAAAGCTTCTCCGAAACTATGACAACCTGCTGATCATTCAGACCCTTTCCAAGTCACGTTCATTAGCCGGACTGCGGGTCGGTTTTGCTCTGGGCAGCGTCGAACTGATTGAGGCGCTGGACAGGGTGAAAAATTCGATCAATTCCTATACCCTGGACCGCATTGCTTTGGCCGGTGCAGTGGAAGCCTTTAAGGACGAAGTCCATTTTGAAGAAACCAGACAAAAAATTATGGCTACCAGGCAGCGGGTGGTGGTCAGTGTGGAAAAACTGGGTTTTGAGGTTGTGCCGTCGACGGCCAATCTGATTTTTATCAGTCATCCGATTGTGCCGGCCGAACGGATTTTCCGGGAACTGCGTGAGCGGGGCGTGCTGGTGCGATATTTTAAGAAGCCTCGGATTGACAATTTTCTGCGGGTCAGTATCGGTTCCGATGAAGAAATGGATTGCTTTTTGACAGCCCTGCGGGATATCGTAAAATAACAGTAACAGGGAGGAAATATTATGAAAAAAATCTGGCTGGCTGGTGGCTGCTTCTGGGGTGTTGAGGCCTATTATCAGCAGTTGAAGGGTGTCATCTCCACGATGGTGGGCTATGGACAGGGAAAGACGGAGGCACCTTCCTATGAGGCGGTTTGCTCCGGTCAGACCGGCCATGCCGAAATTTGCGAAGTGGTTTATGATGAGAATGTGTTGCCATTGGTCAAACTATTGGAGCACTATTTCCGCATCATTGATCCGACCACACTGAACTATCAGGGGCACGATCAGGGGACACAGTACCGGACGGGAGTATATTTTACCGATCCTGCCGATCAGCCGGTCATTGCCGGTTTTCTTTACAGCCAGCAACTGCATTACAACCGGCCTATTGTTGTGGAAGTGGAGGAACTGAGGAATTTCTATCCCGCCGAGGAATACCACCAGGCTTATTTAGATAAAAATCCGCACGGCTACTGCCATGTCAATCTGTCTGTGGCCAGGCCAGAAGAACGGAAATAACCGGCAAGCAGGGAGAGGTGGAAGAAGATGATTCGCAAGGTATTGCTGGAGTTTATCCATGAAAGCGCTCATATGCAACGCTGGAACGACCATATCCGTCCTAAGGGGTTTACCGAACTGGATAAACAGGCGCAAAAGATGGTTATTGCCTATGTGCTGGCCCGCTTTCAGACGGAGGAAAGTACTGGACCGGTTAGCTGGCAGGCGATTATTGAGGGCGGTTTATTTGAGTTTTTGCACCGGATTGTTTTAACCGATATAAAACCGCCGGTATATTACGAACTGATGGCGCGCCATGGCAAGCAGATCAATACCTGGGTGCTGGCTGAGCTAAAACCCCGCGTGGATTGCCTGGGCAGTGATTTTTACCGGAGGATGGAAGACTACTTTACCGAACCGGACTGCTGCCTGCTGGAAAAGAAAATCTTAAAGGCCGCTCACTTCCTGGCAACGCAGTGGGAGTTTCAGATTATACGCAAGCTGAATTCCAACATATACGGGCTGGAAGAAACCGAAGCCCGCATTGCCAATGAGATCGAGGAGCACTATGATCTGATCGGAGTGCAGAAAATAGCTTTGCATAAAAAGGCCAACCATTTTATCGAATTGGTCGGCCAGCTTCGCTTTCAGCAACGCTGGGCCCAGTCGCCACGGGTGCCGGAGACCTCGGTTATGGGACATATGCTGATTGTGGCTTTGCTGTCATATATGGTTTCGGTTATTGAACTGAAGGCTTGCAATCAGCGGGCGGTCAACAACTTCTTCGCCGGGCTGTTCCATGATTTGCCGGAGGTGCTCACACGGGATATTGTCTCACCGGTCAAACGTTCGGTTGCCGGCTTGGATGAGCTCATTAAAGAAATTGAAAACAGCCAGGTGAGGGCCAAGTTGTACCCCTTGATTCCCACAGCCTGGCAAAAAGAACTGGAATACTTTATGCAGGACGAGTTTGCCAGCAAAATTATGCTGCAGGGCCAGATCAAAAAGGTCACATCTGAGGAGATTTCCCGGCAGTATAATGAGGACCGATATGCACCGATAGACGGAGAGATTATCAAGGCCTGCGATCATTTGGCCGCCTATATGGAGGCGAGCTTATCCCGGTCGCATGGCATCATGTCGCGCCATTTGCGTGACGGTCTGGAAACGCTATATGCGGTCTATCAAAACAAGAAGATTGCCGGTGTGGATTTCGGCCAATTATTCGATTACTTCAAATAAAAGAACAGAATTTTTCCGGTCAACCACCGGGTTAATGGGACTGTTAGCCTGGCGGAAGATTTGCAAGGTCAAAAGATGCGTATAAGAGAATGACGCCGGCTGCGTCAGGCAGGACTTGGCACGAGCCAAGTCTTTCTTATTGGTCAAAAACACAAAACCCGGAGGTTAGCCGCACTCTTGCGGGGTTTTGCTGAAGACGCCGGACGAAAAGAAGATCTGTCAGGACAGACAGCGCGAATAAATCAGTGGTTTTTTTATTGACAGTTAGCAAAAATTATATGATAATAAGCACATACCGTCCGGTAGGTCGGTGTGCGAGGAGACGATGCTGTGACAAAGGACAATATCATCCATGTAGCGCTGCGGTTATTTTTACAGCGAGGCTACAAATATGTGTCTTTGGTGGACGTGGCCGCTGAAGCGGGGATTACTAAAGGTGGTATCTATCACTACTTTTCCAGCAAGGAAGACCTGTTGTATACTGCGGTGCATTACTTATTTGATCGTATAGAAGCTAAGTACATTGATGTATTCAGCCGGGACGGCAGCTTGCAACAGGCGCTCTACTCTATGCTGGTCGAGCGGGAGCTTGAGGTGTATGCCCGCAGTTTGTTGGGTATGGAGCAAGGAGATTACCGGGAAAATCACGCTAGCTTTATTTTAGAAGTTATGAATCATTTCCCCAAAATGCAAGAACGGATTGATCGCAGCCATATGACGGTTTGCCAGGCTATTGGAGCAAAGCTGCAGGCCGCGATGGGGCAGGGTGAAATCCGCCCCCAGGCCGATACGCACGCGTTGGCGGTCATGATTCTGGCCATGCTTAACGGACAGATATCCCTGGGCGAAAAGCTGAACAGCCCGGAAATACGCAAGTTGATGACAGAAAATCTGTGGCGTTTGATTTGTGCTTGAAAGAAATAGGCCTCCTGTTAGAGCGAGGTTATTTTTCTGCCGCATACATACCGACTGGTAGGTATGTGTGCGGCAGATCAGGAATTTCCATATAGAATACAAGGAGGCAGGCAAGATGAAAGGGTTTAAGCTCAAATACTGGTTGGTGCCGGTTTTGCTGGTCGTCGGTTTGACGCTGGTTTTCCGCAGCGGCGCGTTTTCCAAGGAAAAGGTACAGCCTCAGGCGGATAGCGGAGTAGCCGTACGGGTAGCGGACGTACAATATACAAAGGTGGTGCCGGGACTCTCTTTAAATGGGTCCATCGAGGGCAGAACTTCAGCGACAATCAGTGCTAAGATTGCGGGACGAATTGAAGAAGTGCTGGTTGAGGAAGGTCAGCCGGTAAAGGCCGGTGATCCATTAGTCCGGCTGGAAAGCGTGGAATTGACCAATTCGGTGCGGACGGCTGAGGATGCAGTGACCAAAGCCCAGGTGAGCTATGATCTGGCTGCAGCCGATTACAACCGCTATCAAACCTTGTATGATAAAGGAGCCGTTTCACAACAGCAATTGGATACGGCAACGGCCAAACTAAAGAGTGCACAGGCTGATTTATCCAGTGCCGTGGCTGGCCGCAACAACGCAACGCAGCAACTGGGTTATGGCGTGATTACAGCACCGGTAGACGGAGTTGTTGCCAATAAAACGGCCACTGTCGGCCAGGTGGTATCGCCTGGTGCGGCTTTAATGATAGTACAGGACATCAGCCAGGTCCAGGCTGTGGTAAATATTGAGCAAAAGGACCTGGGACAGGTCAAAGTGGGGCAGAAGGCGCAAGTGCGGGTGGATGCCTATGGCGACAGGGTGTTTGAGGGAACCGTGGATGGCATGAATCCCGAGGCAGGCTCGGCCAGCCGGATGTTCAGAACTAAAATTAAGCTGGATAATGCCGACGAAGCCTTGAAGGCCGGCATGTTCGCCAAAATTGAGCTGGCTACCGGCGACCCGGTAGCAGTGCTTACCGTGCCGCAGGCTGCAGTCATCCAGAAACAAGGGCTGTATTATGTATTTACCGCGGAAGACGGCAAGGCCGTGCGGCATCAAATCGAAATCGGCAAGGCCGATCAGGACAGTATCCAGATTAAAAGCGGTTTACAGCAGGGAGACAAGGTGGTTGTCAGCGGTGTAAATCAGCTAAAGGATAATGAAGCGGTAAAAGTAACGGAGTAAAGGTAAAGGGAGATAGACAATGAAAATTACTGATATAAGCTTAAAGCGTCCGGTGTTCGCGACAGTAACCATCTTAGCTCTTGTCGTTTTAGGCTTATTCAGCTACATCTCGTTAAATGTAGATGAATATCCTGATGTGGAGATTCCTGTCGTAGCAGTTACCGTCAGCTATCCGGGCGCTTCACCGGAACAAGTTAAATCAAAGGTTACCCAAAAGGTGGAGGAGACGGTCAGTGTTGTACCGGGTGTTGACCATATTACTTCGACTGTAAAGGAAGGCAGTTCGGTAACGGTCATCCAGTTTACTATGGAAACCTCAGCGGCCACGGCAGCACAGGATGTCCGCGATAAAGTGGGACGTTTGCAGGGCGTGCTGCCCGATGATGCCGAAGCGCCGGTGGTTACCCGCTTTGATCCTTCGGAAACCCCGGTTGCATCCATTGCGCTGACCGGTAAAGCCAGCCAGCGTGAGCTGACTATTCTAGCTCAGGATACGGTGGCAGAACGACTGGAAGCCGTAAATGGCGTGGCTGCCGTCAATGTACAGGGCGGTCTGGACCGGGAGATTCAGATTAATCTGGATAGCAACAAGCTGGCGGCCTATGGGCTGACCATTCCAGAGGTGACAAATAGCCTGCGCAATGAGAATATGGAAACTCCCGGCGGGAAGGTTACCGACGGAAACAGGGAAACCAGCCTGCGGACCATGGGCAGCTTAACCTCGCCTCAGGCTATTCTGGACCTGCCAGTGGCCCGGCGGGACGGTGTGCAACTATTTGTTAAAAATATTGCTTCCGTGGCGGATACCACTAAGAGTGTTACTTCCATTACCAAGCTAAACGGCAGCCCGGCTGTCGGCCTAGATATCATGAAGCAGTCGGGCAGCAATACAGTGGAAGTGGTAACTAACGTCAAAAAAGAACTGGAAACGATCAAAAAAGATTTGCCTCCCGGTGTGGAAATTTCTCTGGTGCGGGACAACTCTAAAAATATCAACGATTCCATTCACGATGTGCTGTTTAACCTGATTTTCGGCGGGGTATTGGCTGTCGGGATCGTATTCCTGTTTTTGGGTAACTGGCGAAGCACCATGATTGCCGCTATTGCCATACCAACTTCAATTATTACTTCGTTCCTGGCCATGAAGGCGTTGAACTTCACACTTAATACCATGTCTTTGCTGGCGCTGTCGCTGGCAGTCGGCCTTCTCATTGACGATGCCATTGTTGTCATTGAGAATATCGTGCGCCATTTAGAGATGGGTAAGGATAAGTTTAAGGCTGCTTCCGAAGGTACGGCCGAAATCGGTCTGGCAGTTACGGCAACTACGCTGACTTTAGTGGCCGTATTCCTGCCGGTGGGGATGATGACAGGCATTGTCGGGCAGTTCTTTAAGCAGTTCGGGATTACCGTTGCCGTCAGCGTGCTGGTATCACTGTTTGTTGCCTTTACGTTGACGCCGATGCTGTCGGCAAAATATTTAAACAATAGCCATGGGGAAGCGGCTACCAGCCGTCTGGGACGGTTCTGGGAACACTGGAATGGTAAGTTTGACCGGGCCACTGAGCGCTACGGCACCTTTCTTTCCTATGCGTTGGAACACAGGGGAAAAGTCATGCTGATCGCCGCGGCCCTGTTTATCGGCAGCCTTGTTTTAACTCCCCTTTTGGGCTCGAGTTTTATTCCCGACTCCGATAGCGGCGAGCTTACGGTAAGCGCCGATGTCGACCCGGGAATGACGCCGGAAGCTGTCGGGGTTATTGCCGATCAAATGGCCGATACCATCCGGTCTCTGCCGGAGGTCACAATGACCTATGCCAATTCCGATAACAGTAGCATCAATATTTTGACCAAGCTTACTGATAAAGGGCAGCGCAAACGCAGTGACAATGATATTATTGTCGACCTGCGGCAAAAGCTGGACGGCATGACCGGAGTACAGGTCAGTGTTTCCAAGAAATCCGGCATGTCCAGCGGCAAGCCGGTATCATTGGTCATTCAGGGACCTTCACTGGATAAGTTGTCCGAGCTGGCAGAACAGGTTGAACAGATTGTGGCGTCCACGCCGGGCGCCGTCGATGTTACTTCCAGCTATGAAGCCGGCAAGCCGGACGTACAGATTGTAGTTAACCGTGATCAAGCTTCTGATTTGGGCGTATCTACGTCCAATATTGCCAGTACGCTGCAGACTATGTTTAATGGCACCGTGGTGTCTCAGTTTAAAGAGGACGATGACGCCTATGATATCCGTCTGATTCTGGCACCGGGTGACCGGAAAAGCCTGTCCGACGTAAACAACATTTATCTGGCCGGTTCCAACCGGGACAAGGACGGACAGACAGTAATGGTACCGCTGTCGCAGGTGACGCAAACTGTCTATGCCACAAGTCCTACCCAGATTAAGCGATATGACCGGCAGGATCAGGTTACCATTTCCGCTAACCTCAAAGGGGTAACGTTAGGCGATTTCAATACGGCACTGAACAAGCAGTTAAGTAACGTTGCTTTGCCGGAGGGCTATCAGTTTGTGGCCACCGGGCAGTCGCAGCAGATGAAGGATGCTTTTACCGGCATTGTGATGGCTTTGGCCTTGGCCGTGCTGTTTATCTTCTTTGTTCTGGCCGCTCAGTTTGAAAGCTATATCGATCCCTTTGCGATCATGCTGGCGCTGCCATTAGCCATTATTGGCGCCATCCTTGGCTTACTGGCTGCCGGCAGTACAATCAGCATGATGTCGCTAATCGGGGTAATTATGCTGATGGGTCTGGTGACGAAGAACGCCATTCTGCTGATCGACTTTGCCAAGCAGTCGATGGAAAAAGGGGTGGCACGTAATCAGGCACTGGTTGATGCGGCTACCGTCCGGATGCGTCCGATTATGATGACTACTATGGCCATGATTTTCGGTATGGTGCCGCTGGCCCTAGGCATCGGACCAGGCGCTGAAACCAGGGCGCCTATGGCGCATGCCATTATCGGCGGTCTGATTACCTCCACTATTTTAACGCTGGTGGTGGTGCCTGTGGTGTATACCCTGTTGGACGATGTGAAAAGAGGCCGGGTGGCAGTAAAGTTTTCGTTGCCTTCCCTGGGTTTTCTAAAACACAGAAAACGTGACGCTGAAAACATGCAATAGGAACGCAGTGAAAAATCCCGTCTGCAAGCGGTATAGCCGTTTTGCCGACGGGATTTTTATTTTTATACAAAAGTGGCATGTGTTTTTTGCCGGTCCAGTAGAATATAGAGTAGCAACTGTAAAGGTGTAAAACAGGAGGAGCAGGAAATGGTTATCCAATATGTACGGATTCGCTGGCTGTCTTTATTCTTGTGTGCAGGCATTGCTTTACTGGTTTTGGCGGAATTTCTGCCGACTCGCGTTGCTATCGTCGGGCAGGTGGATACGGTAAAAAAGATCGTCGCCCTTACCTTTGACGATGGGCCCGACCCAGTCACCACGCAGGCCTTGCTGGAGGTACTGGCGAAAAAGCAGGTAAAAGCCACTTTTTTTTTGTTAGGTTCCCAGGTGGAAGCCTATCCTGAACTGGCTGCTAACATAACCCGCCAGGGGCATGAAGTCGGCAGCCATAATTACAGTCATGTTTTTTTAAACCGGGTGAGCCTGGCGGAATTCCTGGAACAGGTAGGACGGGCGGAAGCGGCCATCAGTAAGGTGGCGCCAAAACCTGTTTTATTTCGTCCTCCCGGCGGCGGTTATAACGATAAGCTGGTAGAGGAACTGCAAAAGCGGGGATATACTACCGTTCTATGGTCGGTAGACCCACGGGACTGGGAAGGTAAAACAGCGGAAGCCACCACCAGATTTGTTTTAAAGCAGACGAAACCAGGCAGTATTATTCTGCTGCACGAAGGGAGTTGCGCACGGGCAACTCCGGAGGCCGTCAGCCGCATTATTGAGCAACTGGCCGGTCAGGGTTATTCCTTCGTTACCGTAAGCGAACTGCTCAATCTGAAAAAACAGATTGAATAGGGGTTAGCAAAAGGGACGGCAAATTGCCGTCCCTCTTTTGCTGTCCTATTATTTTGTCTTGAACGTATGACAGTTGGTTTCTGCGACATAGCTGGCTTTTTCCGCGCCGCCTTCCACATTTACTTCAATAGCCGAAGCGGTACATTCGTGGCCTTGTCCCCAGTAGTGACAGTTTTTTACATTGCATTTTACA contains:
- a CDS encoding DUF1540 domain-containing protein; its protein translation is MARDVKCNVKNCHYWGQGHECTASAIEVNVEGGAEKASYVAETNCHTFKTK
- a CDS encoding polysaccharide deacetylase family protein is translated as MVIQYVRIRWLSLFLCAGIALLVLAEFLPTRVAIVGQVDTVKKIVALTFDDGPDPVTTQALLEVLAKKQVKATFFLLGSQVEAYPELAANITRQGHEVGSHNYSHVFLNRVSLAEFLEQVGRAEAAISKVAPKPVLFRPPGGGYNDKLVEELQKRGYTTVLWSVDPRDWEGKTAEATTRFVLKQTKPGSIILLHEGSCARATPEAVSRIIEQLAGQGYSFVTVSELLNLKKQIE
- a CDS encoding efflux RND transporter permease subunit codes for the protein MKITDISLKRPVFATVTILALVVLGLFSYISLNVDEYPDVEIPVVAVTVSYPGASPEQVKSKVTQKVEETVSVVPGVDHITSTVKEGSSVTVIQFTMETSAATAAQDVRDKVGRLQGVLPDDAEAPVVTRFDPSETPVASIALTGKASQRELTILAQDTVAERLEAVNGVAAVNVQGGLDREIQINLDSNKLAAYGLTIPEVTNSLRNENMETPGGKVTDGNRETSLRTMGSLTSPQAILDLPVARRDGVQLFVKNIASVADTTKSVTSITKLNGSPAVGLDIMKQSGSNTVEVVTNVKKELETIKKDLPPGVEISLVRDNSKNINDSIHDVLFNLIFGGVLAVGIVFLFLGNWRSTMIAAIAIPTSIITSFLAMKALNFTLNTMSLLALSLAVGLLIDDAIVVIENIVRHLEMGKDKFKAASEGTAEIGLAVTATTLTLVAVFLPVGMMTGIVGQFFKQFGITVAVSVLVSLFVAFTLTPMLSAKYLNNSHGEAATSRLGRFWEHWNGKFDRATERYGTFLSYALEHRGKVMLIAAALFIGSLVLTPLLGSSFIPDSDSGELTVSADVDPGMTPEAVGVIADQMADTIRSLPEVTMTYANSDNSSINILTKLTDKGQRKRSDNDIIVDLRQKLDGMTGVQVSVSKKSGMSSGKPVSLVIQGPSLDKLSELAEQVEQIVASTPGAVDVTSSYEAGKPDVQIVVNRDQASDLGVSTSNIASTLQTMFNGTVVSQFKEDDDAYDIRLILAPGDRKSLSDVNNIYLAGSNRDKDGQTVMVPLSQVTQTVYATSPTQIKRYDRQDQVTISANLKGVTLGDFNTALNKQLSNVALPEGYQFVATGQSQQMKDAFTGIVMALALAVLFIFFVLAAQFESYIDPFAIMLALPLAIIGAILGLLAAGSTISMMSLIGVIMLMGLVTKNAILLIDFAKQSMEKGVARNQALVDAATVRMRPIMMTTMAMIFGMVPLALGIGPGAETRAPMAHAIIGGLITSTILTLVVVPVVYTLLDDVKRGRVAVKFSLPSLGFLKHRKRDAENMQ